A window from Populus trichocarpa isolate Nisqually-1 chromosome 3, P.trichocarpa_v4.1, whole genome shotgun sequence encodes these proteins:
- the LOC7481224 gene encoding uncharacterized protein LOC7481224 isoform X1, whose translation MLTNVEQLVLNVDSKDVLERKLEDSPSASVSNSPTQNSRPTSMVVKKAHTIIPAHLIAEAISTIRGLDLRWSGPITLSEMQYVRQYVLAKYPQYCNGIVADGDSTFNLTNLCIDEESSKSTPDSKRGLPQSFGARESTPKFTRSLSDLDKTQLEASRLVDILNKKTSFQGNFISIPEIQVQNRALKHCGLSEADYLVIFMPNYRDAMVIIGESYPFFRGNYYMTIIEEENDMIREFATSKESKVIPMPETWLDLRIKGSQLSQYFRRKCKHIPKGLFSYPAIVNETRYSMHWISEAHRNSWHVLLDATGLVSGEERLALALHRPDFVLCTLDNTHAQPSKITCLLVRKLSFDTSASLD comes from the exons ATGTTGACTAATGTAGAACAGCTGGTGCTAAATGTAGATTCCAAG GATGTGctagaaagaaaacttgaagattcaCCCTCAGCTTCTGTTTCCAATTCACCAACACAGAATAGCAGACCAACCAGCATGGTTGTAAAG AAGGCACACACCATAATTCCAGCTCATTTGATAGCCGAAGCCATATCAACGATCCGTGGCCTTGACCTGAGATGGTCCGGACCAATAACACTCAGTGAAATGCAATATGTGAGGCAGTATGTTCTTGCAAAGTATCCTCAATATTGCAATGGTATTGTGGCAGATGGAGATAGCACATTTAATCTTACCAATCTCTGCATCGATGAGGAATCGTCTAAAAGCACACCAGACAGCAAGCGCGGTCTCCCCCAGAGTTTTGGCGCTAGAGAGTCCACTCCTAAATTCACTCGCAGCCTATCTGATCTTGACAAAACACAATTGGAGGCTTCAAGACTAGTAGatattcttaacaaaaaaacttcTTTCCAAGGCAACTTCATCTCAATCCCAGAAATTCAAGTGCAAAATAGAGCCCTGAAACATTGTGGCCTAAGCGAAGCTGATTACTTGGTCATTTTCATGCCCAACTACAGGGATGCTATGGTGATAATTGGAGAGAGCTACCCTTTCTTCAGAGGTAATTACTACATGACAATAATCGAGGAAGAAAATGACATGATACGTGAATTTGCTACTAGTAAAGAATCAAAGGTTATTCCAATGCCAGAAACTTGGTTGGACCTAAGGATTAAAGGATCACAACTTAGCCAATACTTTAGGAGGAAATGCAAGCACATCCCAAAGGGCCTTTTCTCTTATCCTGCTATTGTCAATGAGACCAGGTATTCTATGCATTGGATATCCGAGGCCCACAGAAATTCATGGCATGTTCTCCTTGACGCCACAGGCTTGGTTTCCGGTGAGGAGAGATTGGCCCTTGCACTCCACCGGCCCGACTTCGTGTTATGTACACTTGATAATACACATGCCCAGCCATCAAAAATCACCTGCCTCTTGGTTAGAAAATTATCATTTGATACTTCTGCATCCTTGGACTAG
- the LOC7481224 gene encoding uncharacterized protein LOC7481224 isoform X2 — translation MVVKKAHTIIPAHLIAEAISTIRGLDLRWSGPITLSEMQYVRQYVLAKYPQYCNGIVADGDSTFNLTNLCIDEESSKSTPDSKRGLPQSFGARESTPKFTRSLSDLDKTQLEASRLVDILNKKTSFQGNFISIPEIQVQNRALKHCGLSEADYLVIFMPNYRDAMVIIGESYPFFRGNYYMTIIEEENDMIREFATSKESKVIPMPETWLDLRIKGSQLSQYFRRKCKHIPKGLFSYPAIVNETRYSMHWISEAHRNSWHVLLDATGLVSGEERLALALHRPDFVLCTLDNTHAQPSKITCLLVRKLSFDTSASLD, via the exons ATGGTTGTAAAG AAGGCACACACCATAATTCCAGCTCATTTGATAGCCGAAGCCATATCAACGATCCGTGGCCTTGACCTGAGATGGTCCGGACCAATAACACTCAGTGAAATGCAATATGTGAGGCAGTATGTTCTTGCAAAGTATCCTCAATATTGCAATGGTATTGTGGCAGATGGAGATAGCACATTTAATCTTACCAATCTCTGCATCGATGAGGAATCGTCTAAAAGCACACCAGACAGCAAGCGCGGTCTCCCCCAGAGTTTTGGCGCTAGAGAGTCCACTCCTAAATTCACTCGCAGCCTATCTGATCTTGACAAAACACAATTGGAGGCTTCAAGACTAGTAGatattcttaacaaaaaaacttcTTTCCAAGGCAACTTCATCTCAATCCCAGAAATTCAAGTGCAAAATAGAGCCCTGAAACATTGTGGCCTAAGCGAAGCTGATTACTTGGTCATTTTCATGCCCAACTACAGGGATGCTATGGTGATAATTGGAGAGAGCTACCCTTTCTTCAGAGGTAATTACTACATGACAATAATCGAGGAAGAAAATGACATGATACGTGAATTTGCTACTAGTAAAGAATCAAAGGTTATTCCAATGCCAGAAACTTGGTTGGACCTAAGGATTAAAGGATCACAACTTAGCCAATACTTTAGGAGGAAATGCAAGCACATCCCAAAGGGCCTTTTCTCTTATCCTGCTATTGTCAATGAGACCAGGTATTCTATGCATTGGATATCCGAGGCCCACAGAAATTCATGGCATGTTCTCCTTGACGCCACAGGCTTGGTTTCCGGTGAGGAGAGATTGGCCCTTGCACTCCACCGGCCCGACTTCGTGTTATGTACACTTGATAATACACATGCCCAGCCATCAAAAATCACCTGCCTCTTGGTTAGAAAATTATCATTTGATACTTCTGCATCCTTGGACTAG